A part of Arachis hypogaea cultivar Tifrunner chromosome 12, arahy.Tifrunner.gnm2.J5K5, whole genome shotgun sequence genomic DNA contains:
- the LOC112728546 gene encoding pentatricopeptide repeat-containing protein At3g62890-like, with the protein MRGFITKKATILIPWTHPTLNLRHPTLESFVWNNLIRSTTLQPPLSIYLRMRRHAIVPDLHTFPFLLPSLTHLPLAHSLHAHTFLFGLHTHPFTQTSLIAMYSSCGCLNSARQVFDEITLPDAPSYTAVIHAYCKGGMVDIARRMFDQMTDKNVLSYSCMINGYVKCGEHAAALGLFRNLLALEGSGAGSEIKPNEFTFSAVLSACAKLGALQHGKWVHAYIGRCGMRIDVVLGTALIDMYGKCGDVERARCVFDEIGHDEKDVMAWSAMICAFAMHGRTEECLEMFGRMVDDGVSPNAVTFVGVLCACVHGGLVREGDEFFKRMVTEYSVRPLIQHYGCMVDLYGRAGRIDDAWNVVKSMPMEPDVMIWGALLSGARMHGDIETCEVSIKKLLELDPSNSGAYVLLSNVYAKLGRWREVRHLRELMEARGIKKVPGCSLVEIDGVLHEFFVGDDSHLETQDIYRMLDEIMKRLKRQGYVGDTSEVLLDLDEEGKESALSLHSEKLAIAYCFLKTRPGTTIRIVKNLRICKDCHVAIKMMSREFNREIIVRDCNRFHHFKNGACSCKDYW; encoded by the coding sequence ATGAGAGGTTTCATAACGAAGAAAGCAACAATATTGATACCATGGACTCACCCAACTCTTAACCTACGCCACCCCACCCTTGAATCCTTCGTGTGGAACAACCTCATCCGCTCAACTACCCTCCAACCACCACTCTCCATCTACCTCCGCATGCGCCGCCATGCCATCGTCCCAGACCTCCACACTTTCCCTTTCCTCCTCCCTTCCCTCACCCACCTCCCCCTTGCGCACTCTCTTCACGCCCACACCTTCCTTTTCGGCCTCCACACTCATCCATTTACCCAAACCTCCCTCATTGCCATGTACTCTTCCTGTGGATGCCTCAACTCTGCacgccaagtgtttgatgaaattacTCTACCGGATGCCCCCTCTTATACCGCTGTAATTCATGCGTATTGCAAGGGTGGTATGGTAGATATTGCTCGGAGGATGTTTGATCAGATGACTGACAAGAATGTGTTGTCCTATAGCTGCATGATCAATGGCTATGTTAAGTGTGGTGAGCACGCGGCTGCGCTCGGTTTGTTTCGCAATTTGCTTGCGTTGGAAGGTAGTGGAGCAGGTAGTGAAATCAAGCCGAATGAGTTCACTTTCTCTGCGGTGCTGTCTGCTTGTGCAAAACTGGGTGCACTTCAACATGGGAAGTGGGTTCATGCTTATATTGGTAGGTGTGGAATGAGGATCGATGTTGTGTTGGGGACAGCTTTGATTGATATGTATGGGAAGTGTGGGGATGTTGAGAGGGCGAGATGCGTGTTTGATGAGATTGGGCATGATGAGAAGGATGTGATGGCTTGGAGTGCAATGATCTGCGCTTTTGCGATGCATGGGCGAACAGAGGAATGCCTTGAGATGTTTGGGAGGATGGTTGATGATGGGGTGAGTCCTAATGCTGTGACATTTGTGGGTGTTCTTTGTGCTTGTGTGCATGGTGGGTTGGTTAGGGAAGGGGATGAGTTTTTCAAGAGGATGGTGACTGAGTATAGTGTTAGACCATTGATCCAACATTATGGATGCATGGTGGATTTGTACGGAAGAGCAGGGCGCATCGATGATGCTTGGAATGTGGTGAAATCGATGCCTATGGAGCCTGATGTGATGATATGGGGTGCTCTGCTTAGTGGGGCTAGGATGCATGGAGACATTGAAACGTGTGAGGTATCGATAAAGAAGCTTCTTGAGTTGGATCCTTCAAATAGTGGTGCCTATGTGCTTCTTTCTAATGTGTATGCAAAGCTTGGAAGGTGGAGGGAAGTGAGGCATTTGAGAGAGCTTATGGAGGCTAGGGGAATCAAGAAAGTTCCAGGATGTAGTTTGGTGGAGATCGACGGCGTTCTTCATGAGTTTTTCGTGGGAGACGATTCTCATCTAGAAACACAAGATATATATAGGATGCTTGATGAGATTATGAAGAGGCTGAAGAGGCAAGGTTATGTTGGTGACACAAGTGAGGTGTTGCTTGATTTGGATGAGGAAGGAAAAGAGTCTGCGTTATCTCTTCACAGCGAAAAACTTGCAATTGCTTATTGCTTCCTCAAGACAAGGCCAGGCACCACAATAAGGATTGTGAAGAACTTGAGGATTTGTAAGGATTGTCATGTTGCAATCAAGATGATGTCTAGGGAATTTAACAGGGAGATAATTGTTAGA